From one Lycium ferocissimum isolate CSIRO_LF1 chromosome 5, AGI_CSIRO_Lferr_CH_V1, whole genome shotgun sequence genomic stretch:
- the LOC132057462 gene encoding uncharacterized protein LOC132057462 isoform X1 yields the protein MYFDTCRLQLEVIDACNNLIMYGKNPGMTGKILVILFIGFLAFAYRAITPPPPKICGSPNGAPITAPRIKLSDGRHLAYKEQGVPKDQAQYKIIFIHGFDCCRHDVVFASTLSPDVIESLGIYIVSFDRPGYGESDPHPQRTPQSLARDVEELADQLKLGSKFYVTGFSMGGQAVWGCLKYIPHRLAGAALLTPVANFWWPGFPANLTEKIYYDMPAPDLWTVRVAHYLPWLTYWWNTQKFFPSSRVAAHSPDIFSTQDKQLAPRFDSSQEPYRAQIRQQGEFESIHRDMIIGIKTWEFDPMDLEDPFPNNEGSVHIWQGDEDGIVTVVLQRYVAERLPWTRYHEIRGGGHLFPYADGMGDKIMKTFLLGETFVL from the exons ATGTACTTTGATACCTGTAGATTACAGCTGGAGGTGATAGATGCTTGTAACAATTTGATAATGTATGGAAAAAATCCTG GAATGACTGGGAAAATACTTGTAATTCTCTTCATTGGGTTCTTGGCATTTGCTTATCGGGCAATTACGCCGCCACCTCCGAAAATTTGTGGTTCACCAAATGGCGCTCCAATTACTGCACCGAGAATAAAACTTTCCGATGGAAGGCATTTGGCTTATAAAGAGCAAGGCGTTCCAAAAGATCAAGCACAGTACAAAATTATATTCATCCATGGATTCGACTGTTGTAGGCATGATGTTGTTTTTGCCAGCACCCTTTCTCCT GATGTTATTGAGAGTTTAGGAATATACATTGTTTCGTTTGATCGACCTGGTTATGGAGAAAGTGATCCTCATCCACAACGAACGCCTCAGAGCTTAGCTCGTGATGTTGAAGAGCTAGCCGATCAATTGAAATTGGGATCCAAATTTTATGTAACTGGATTTTCCATGGGTGGACAAGCAGTTTGGGGCTGTCTCAAATATATTCCTCATCG ATTGGCTGGAGCAGCGCTTCTCACGCCCGTGGCTAACTTCTGGTGGCCCGGTTTTCCTGCAAATTTGACCGAAAAAATATACTACGACATGCCAGCCCCAGATCTGTGGACAGTTCGGGTTGCTCACTATCTACCGTGGCTGACTTATTGGTGGAACACACAAaagttttttccttcttctagAGTCGCAGCTCATAGCCCGGATATCTTTTCAACTCAGGACAAACAATTGGCACCGAGGTTTGATTCTTCACAAGAACCATATCGG GCACAGATTAGACAACAAGGGGAGTTCGAGTCCATCCACCGCGACATGATAATTGGAATTAAAACATGGGAATTCGACCCCATGGATCTCGAGGACCCGTTCCCTAACAATGAAGGCTCTGTTCACATATGGCAAGGTGACGAGGATGGCATTGTAACTGTCGTTTTGCAACGATATGTTGCAGAACGACTACCATGGACTCGATATCATGAAATAAGAGGTGGTGGTCACTTGTTTCCTTATGCAGATGGAATGGGAGATAAGATTATGAAGACATTCTTACTTGGGGAAACCTTTGTTCTATAA
- the LOC132057462 gene encoding uncharacterized protein LOC132057462 isoform X2: MADFYAISGMTGKILVILFIGFLAFAYRAITPPPPKICGSPNGAPITAPRIKLSDGRHLAYKEQGVPKDQAQYKIIFIHGFDCCRHDVVFASTLSPDVIESLGIYIVSFDRPGYGESDPHPQRTPQSLARDVEELADQLKLGSKFYVTGFSMGGQAVWGCLKYIPHRLAGAALLTPVANFWWPGFPANLTEKIYYDMPAPDLWTVRVAHYLPWLTYWWNTQKFFPSSRVAAHSPDIFSTQDKQLAPRFDSSQEPYRAQIRQQGEFESIHRDMIIGIKTWEFDPMDLEDPFPNNEGSVHIWQGDEDGIVTVVLQRYVAERLPWTRYHEIRGGGHLFPYADGMGDKIMKTFLLGETFVL; this comes from the exons ATGGCAGATTTCTATGCTATTTCAG GAATGACTGGGAAAATACTTGTAATTCTCTTCATTGGGTTCTTGGCATTTGCTTATCGGGCAATTACGCCGCCACCTCCGAAAATTTGTGGTTCACCAAATGGCGCTCCAATTACTGCACCGAGAATAAAACTTTCCGATGGAAGGCATTTGGCTTATAAAGAGCAAGGCGTTCCAAAAGATCAAGCACAGTACAAAATTATATTCATCCATGGATTCGACTGTTGTAGGCATGATGTTGTTTTTGCCAGCACCCTTTCTCCT GATGTTATTGAGAGTTTAGGAATATACATTGTTTCGTTTGATCGACCTGGTTATGGAGAAAGTGATCCTCATCCACAACGAACGCCTCAGAGCTTAGCTCGTGATGTTGAAGAGCTAGCCGATCAATTGAAATTGGGATCCAAATTTTATGTAACTGGATTTTCCATGGGTGGACAAGCAGTTTGGGGCTGTCTCAAATATATTCCTCATCG ATTGGCTGGAGCAGCGCTTCTCACGCCCGTGGCTAACTTCTGGTGGCCCGGTTTTCCTGCAAATTTGACCGAAAAAATATACTACGACATGCCAGCCCCAGATCTGTGGACAGTTCGGGTTGCTCACTATCTACCGTGGCTGACTTATTGGTGGAACACACAAaagttttttccttcttctagAGTCGCAGCTCATAGCCCGGATATCTTTTCAACTCAGGACAAACAATTGGCACCGAGGTTTGATTCTTCACAAGAACCATATCGG GCACAGATTAGACAACAAGGGGAGTTCGAGTCCATCCACCGCGACATGATAATTGGAATTAAAACATGGGAATTCGACCCCATGGATCTCGAGGACCCGTTCCCTAACAATGAAGGCTCTGTTCACATATGGCAAGGTGACGAGGATGGCATTGTAACTGTCGTTTTGCAACGATATGTTGCAGAACGACTACCATGGACTCGATATCATGAAATAAGAGGTGGTGGTCACTTGTTTCCTTATGCAGATGGAATGGGAGATAAGATTATGAAGACATTCTTACTTGGGGAAACCTTTGTTCTATAA
- the LOC132058565 gene encoding CEN-like protein 2 has product MARSLEPLIVGRVVGDVLDSFTPNIKMTITFNNKLVCNGHELFPSAVTARPKVEVQEGDLRTFFTLVMTDPDVPGPSDPYLREHLHWIVTDIPGTTDATFGRELVSYDIPRPNIGIHRFVFVLFKQKCRNSVGQPTSRDHFNTRNFAQENDLGQPVAAVFFNAQRETAARRR; this is encoded by the exons ATGGCAAGAAGTTTAGAGCCATTAATTGTTGGGAGAGTAGTAGGTGATGTTCTTGATTCATTCACTCCTAATATTAAAATGACAATCACTTTTAACAACAAATTAGTGTGCAATGGCCATGAACTCTTTCCTTCTGCTGTCACTGCTAGACCTAAAGTTGAAGTTCAAGAAGGAGATTTGAGAACTTTCTTCACACTG gtcATGACAGATCCTGATGTTCCTGGCCCTAGTGATCCTTATCTAAGAGAGCATCTCCACTG GATAGTAACTGACATTCCAGGTACCACTGATGCTACTTTTG GAAGGGAATTGGTGAGCTATGATATCCCAAGGCCAAATATTGGGATCCATAGGTTTGTGTTTGTTCTCTTCAAGCAGAAATGTAGAAATTCAGTTGGCCAACCAACTTCGAGGGATCATTTCAACACTCGAAATTTTGCCCAAGAAAACGATCTTGGCCAACCTGTTGCTGCcgtcttcttcaatgctcagcGAGAAACCGCAGCGAGAAGACGTTGA